GCGGCCGGCGGACCGGGGCAAGGGCCTCGACGGTGTCGCGCGGCACGAGGACGGCTACTACAACCCGGCCACGGAGATCCTGGAGTGCCCCTCATGAGTGAGCGCAGCGGGGGTGAGAAGCGGGTGGTGCGGCCGTACGGGGACACCACCGGTGACGGGATGGTGCAGGTGTCGTTCACGTTGCCGGTGGCGCATGACAAGCGGGCCGAGGGTGCGGCGGTGCAGTTGGCCAACCGGATGGGCCTGGACCCGGCGATGTTGGTGCACGCCAAGCCGATCGGTGACGGGTTCACGTTCTTCGTGGTGTACGGGCGGGTGAACCACCTGGTGGATCTGAACGCGGTGCAGGTGGTGGAGCGGGACTTTCCGTTGTTGGGCGCCAAGGAGGTCAACGCGGTGGTGAAGCGGCGGTTGCGGCGCAAGTTGTCGGTGGTGGGGGCGTGTATCGGTACGGATGCGCACACGGTGGGCATCGACGCGATCCTGAACGTCAAGGGCATCGCGGGGGAGAAGGGGCTGGAGTACTACCGGGAGTTGAAGGTGACGAATCTGGGCGCGCAGGTCAGTGTGCCGGAGTTGGTGGAGGCGGCCCGGGTGGAGCGGGCGGACGCGGTGTTGGTGTCGCAGGTGGTGACGCAGCGGGACGCGCATCTGCACAACACGCGGGAGATGTCGGCGGCGTTCCGGGAGGCGATGCCGGCGGGGCGGCGGCCGTTGCTGATCGTGGGTGGTCCGCGGTTCGACGAGACGATGACCGGGGAGCTGGGGGTGGATCGGATCTTCGGTCGGGGCACCACCCCGGGTGAGGTCGCCAGTTACCTCGTCCACGCGTTGATCACGAGCAGGAAGGTGGACACCCCATGAGTGAGCGCCGTGAGGGCGTGCCCGGTCAGCACCCCGTGGGTGATCCTCGGCTGGGTCTGACGGTCACCCATCGCCGGTACGTGCCGTACTCGCATGCGCACTATGCGGGGAACCTGGTCGATGGGGCGTACGTGTTGGGGTTGTTCGGGGATGTGGCCACAGAGGTGTGTATCCGTACCGATGGTGATGAGGGGTTGTTCGCCTCGTACGCGGATGTGCAGTTCCGGGCGGCGGTGCGCGCCGGTGACGTGGTGGAGGTGACGGCGACGGTGACGCGGGTGGGTTCGCGTAGTCGGGTGGTGGAGTTCGTGGCGCGGGTGGTGTGTCGGGGCAGTGGTGGGTCGGCGGCGCAGGTGTTGGTGCCGCCGTTGGTGGCGGTGACGGCGACCGGCACGGTGGTCGTGGCGGCGGCGTGAGGGTCGCGGTCTGCGCGGATGTGGGGTCGACGTTCACGAAGGTGGTGGTGGTCGACCTGGATGCCGGTGTGCTGGTGGGTGCGGCGTCGGTGCCGACGACGTCGGGTACGGATGTGCTGCACGGCCTGGACGCGGCGGTGGTGGCGGCGGGTGGGGGCCGGCCGGGTGGTGACGTGCCGTGGTACGTGTGTTCGTCGGCCGGTGGTGGGTTGCGGTTGGCGGTGGTGGGTCACGAGGAGTTGGTGACGGCGCGGGCGGGTCGGCGGGTGGGGTTGTCCGCGGGTGCGGATGTGGTGCACGTGGCGGCGGGGCGGTTGGGGGCGGCGCAGCTGTCGGCGTTGCGGGCGGCGCGTCCGGATGTGGTGTTGTTGACCGGCGGCACCGATGGCGGTGACGCGGAGGTGGTGACGCACAACGCGACGCGGTTGGCGCGGGCGCGGTGGCGGGTGCCGGTGGTGGTGGCCGGTAACGCGGCGGTGGGTGGGGCGTTGGGGCAGCTGTTGGCCGGTGCGGGGGTGCCGGTGACGGTGGCCGGGAACGTGTTGCCCCGGATCGGGGTGTTGGCGCCGGATTCGGCGCGGGCGGCGATCCGGGAGGTGTTCCTGCGGCATGTCATCGGTGGTAAGCGGCTGTCGCGGGGGTCGCGGTTCGCGCGGTTGGTGCGGGCGGCGACGCCGGATGCGGTGTTGACCGGGGTGGAGGTGCTCGCCGGGGTGGTGGGTGGGGATCTGCTGGTGGTGGATGTGGGTGGGGCGACCACGGACGTGTATTCGGTGTTGGTGCCGGATGAGCGGGCCGGTGGTCCGGGGCGGCAGGTGGCGGGGGCGTGGTGGCGGGCCCGGACGGTCGAGGGGGACCTGGGGGTGCGGTGGAGTGCGCCTCAGGTGGTGCGGGCGGCGGTGCGGGAGCGGCTGGTGGACGCCGACGAGCAGGTGGTGTTGGCCGCGGCGGCGCAGGCGCGGGCCGCGGAGGTGGGGTTCGTGCCGGTGGAGCCGGCGCAGCGGGCGGTGGACCGGCGGTTGGCGCAGTTGGCGGCGGTGGTGGCGGTGCGCCGGCATGCCCGGGGTGCCGCGGGTGGGGAGCGGTGGGGTCGGGATCTGCGGGATGTGCGGGTGGTGGTGGCCTCGGGTGGGGTGGTGCGCCATGCCGGCGGTGACGGGGTGCAGGTGGTGGCGGGGGTGCTCGCGGATCACGCCGGGGGGTGGGCGGTGCCGCGGGCGGCGCGGCCGGTGGTGGATGTGGAGTACGTGTTGGCGGCTGCGGGGTTGTTGGCGGTGGATCATCCGAAGGTGGCGCGGGAGTTGGTGGGTTGGGGGTTGCGCCGGTGAGCGGTTCGCCGCGGGCGAAGGTGGTGCGACACGCCGTGGCGCGGCACACGACAGGCCGGTGTGGGTTGACAACGGCGGGGGTCGGGGTCGTACCGTCTTTGAGTCCTACCACGGGAAGCGGCTGTTGTTCGCTTCGTCTCTTCGTCCGCTGGCCGAGCGACACGGTGCGATGTGTCGCGGCGGCCAGGTCCAGCGGGCGGGGGTCGGCGGGGCGGCGCGAACCGGTCGCGGTTACCGGTGTACGGGCAGGGTGAGGTGCACGGCCAGTAGACAACGGCCAGGCGTGGGGCAGCCAGTCCACGTCGGGTCGGTCCGAAGGTCGGCGTGCCGCATTCTCGCCCCACCGGCCGGGAAGGGCCTGGGAGCATCGGGGCGCGGCATACGCCGCGCCCCGATTTCGTGTCCGTGGGGGCGCTCGGCGGGTGAGGTGGGGGCGGGTAATCTTCGGCCGGTGACGGTCGGGGAACGCGACGCGGTGCGGGTCGGGCGGGATGTGGCGTCGGTGGCGGGTGGCCCGGCGGGTCCCGTGCCGGTGTGGTGGGCGGTGCCGGGTGCGGTGTTGTCCGGGTTGGCGTTGTTGGTGGCGTTTGCGCCGTACGGGTGGTGGCCGTTGGCGCTGGTGGGGGTTGCCCTGTTGGCGGCGGTGGCGCACCGGCGGCGGTTGCCGGCGGCGGCGGGTCTGGGGTTTCTGACCGGTGTGGTGTTCTTCGCGCCGTTGTTGGCGTGGACGAACCTGCACACCGGTTATCTGCCGTGGGTGTTGTTGTCGGTGTTCCAGGCCGGGTATGTGGCGGTGTTGGCGGTGGCCTCGGCATGGGTGTCGCCGGTGGTGGACCGGCTGCGGTGGGGTTGGCCGGTGGTGACCGGGGTGTTGTGGGTGGGTCAGGAGGCGCTGCGGGGTCGGGTGCCGTTCGGTGGGTTCCCGTGGGGGCGGTTGGCGTTCGGTCAGGACGACTCGCCGGTGTTGCGGTTGGCGGCGGTGGGTGGTGCGCCGTTGGTGACGTTCACGGTGGCGGTGCTCGGCGGGTTGCTGGTGTGGCTGGGGTGGCGGCGGTGGCCTGCGGGCCGGTCGGCGTGGCGGTCGGTGGCGGCGGTGGCCGTGGCGGTGGTGGCGGTGGCCGGGGTGGGGCTGCTGGTGCCGGTGGGGGTGCGTGGCGGTGGTGACCGGGTGACGGTGGCGATCGTGCAGGGCAACGTGCCGCGGTTGGGGTTGGATTTCAACGCCCAGCGGCAGGCGGTGTTGACCAACCATGTCGAGGCGACGTTGCGGTTGGCCGCGCGGGTCGACGGGGGTACGCAGCAGCGTCCGGACCTGGTGGTGTGGCCGGAGAACTCCAGTGACATCGACCCGTTGCGGGACGCCGGCGCGGGGGCGCGGATCTCGCAGGCCGCCGACGCGGTGGGCGCGCCGATCCTGGTGGGTGCGGTGTTGGCCGGTGACCAGCCGGGGCAGGTCCGCAACGCGGGCATCCTGTGGCGGCCGGGCAGCGGCGCCGATCTGGGGCAGGTGTACACGAAGCGGCATCCGGTGCCGTTTGCCGAGTACGTGCCGATGCGCCGGTTGGCGCGGATGGTCAGTGCGCAGGTCGACCGGGTGCGGGCGGATTTCGTGGCGGGTACGGAGCCGGGGGTGTTGGCCACGGGGCCGGCGGTGGTCGGTGACGTGATCTGTTTCGAGGTGGCCTACGACGCCCTGGTGCGGGACACGGTGGTCGGTGGGGCGCAGTTGTTGGTGGTGCAGACCAACAACGCCACGTTCGACGTGGCCGAGGCCCGTCAGCAGTTGGCGATGGTGCGGTTGCGGGCGGTGGAGCACGGCCGGGCGGCGTTGATGGCGTCCACGGTCGGTGTGTCCGGGTTCGTGACCCCCGACGGGCGGGTACTCGGTGCCACCGGGTTCAACACCGAGGCGGTGGTGGTCCGGCAGATGCAGCTCGGTGACGGGCGGACGGTGGCCACCCGGGTGGGGGTGTGGCCGGAGGTGGCGTTGACCGTGTCGGCGTGCGCGGTGCTGGTGGCCGCGGCGGTGCTGCGGCGCCGGGCGGGCCGGGTGCGGTAGCCGACGACGGTGCCGTGCCGCCAGCCCCAGGCGTGGCCGGTGATCGACCGGCGGAGGCGGAGGAGTGGTGGGCGGAACGCACGGTCAGCCGGCGGTGGGCCACCTCGGGGTGGGGCGGGTGTTGGTGGTCATCCCGACCTACGACGAGGCCGACAACCTGCCGTCGGTGGTGGCGCGGCTGCACCGGGCGGCGCCGCAGGTGGAGGTGTTGGTCGCCGACGACAACAGTCCCGACGGCACCGGGCGGATAGCCGAGGCGATGGCGGCGGCCGACCGGCGGGTGCACGTGTTGCACCGGCGGGGCAAGGAGGGTCTGGGGGCGGCGTATCTGGCCGGGTTCGCGTGGGCG
Above is a window of Micromonospora yangpuensis DNA encoding:
- a CDS encoding glutamate mutase L, coding for MRVAVCADVGSTFTKVVVVDLDAGVLVGAASVPTTSGTDVLHGLDAAVVAAGGGRPGGDVPWYVCSSAGGGLRLAVVGHEELVTARAGRRVGLSAGADVVHVAAGRLGAAQLSALRAARPDVVLLTGGTDGGDAEVVTHNATRLARARWRVPVVVAGNAAVGGALGQLLAGAGVPVTVAGNVLPRIGVLAPDSARAAIREVFLRHVIGGKRLSRGSRFARLVRAATPDAVLTGVEVLAGVVGGDLLVVDVGGATTDVYSVLVPDERAGGPGRQVAGAWWRARTVEGDLGVRWSAPQVVRAAVRERLVDADEQVVLAAAAQARAAEVGFVPVEPAQRAVDRRLAQLAAVVAVRRHARGAAGGERWGRDLRDVRVVVASGGVVRHAGGDGVQVVAGVLADHAGGWAVPRAARPVVDVEYVLAAAGLLAVDHPKVARELVGWGLRR
- the lnt gene encoding apolipoprotein N-acyltransferase, translated to MTVGERDAVRVGRDVASVAGGPAGPVPVWWAVPGAVLSGLALLVAFAPYGWWPLALVGVALLAAVAHRRRLPAAAGLGFLTGVVFFAPLLAWTNLHTGYLPWVLLSVFQAGYVAVLAVASAWVSPVVDRLRWGWPVVTGVLWVGQEALRGRVPFGGFPWGRLAFGQDDSPVLRLAAVGGAPLVTFTVAVLGGLLVWLGWRRWPAGRSAWRSVAAVAVAVVAVAGVGLLVPVGVRGGGDRVTVAIVQGNVPRLGLDFNAQRQAVLTNHVEATLRLAARVDGGTQQRPDLVVWPENSSDIDPLRDAGAGARISQAADAVGAPILVGAVLAGDQPGQVRNAGILWRPGSGADLGQVYTKRHPVPFAEYVPMRRLARMVSAQVDRVRADFVAGTEPGVLATGPAVVGDVICFEVAYDALVRDTVVGGAQLLVVQTNNATFDVAEARQQLAMVRLRAVEHGRAALMASTVGVSGFVTPDGRVLGATGFNTEAVVVRQMQLGDGRTVATRVGVWPEVALTVSACAVLVAAAVLRRRAGRVR
- a CDS encoding OAM dimerization domain-containing protein, producing the protein MSERSGGEKRVVRPYGDTTGDGMVQVSFTLPVAHDKRAEGAAVQLANRMGLDPAMLVHAKPIGDGFTFFVVYGRVNHLVDLNAVQVVERDFPLLGAKEVNAVVKRRLRRKLSVVGACIGTDAHTVGIDAILNVKGIAGEKGLEYYRELKVTNLGAQVSVPELVEAARVERADAVLVSQVVTQRDAHLHNTREMSAAFREAMPAGRRPLLIVGGPRFDETMTGELGVDRIFGRGTTPGEVASYLVHALITSRKVDTP
- a CDS encoding hotdog domain-containing protein, whose translation is MGDPRLGLTVTHRRYVPYSHAHYAGNLVDGAYVLGLFGDVATEVCIRTDGDEGLFASYADVQFRAAVRAGDVVEVTATVTRVGSRSRVVEFVARVVCRGSGGSAAQVLVPPLVAVTATGTVVVAAA